Genomic window (Pradoshia sp. D12):
GCTATTATGCAAGGGGTTGCTACTGTATTTATTGCCCAGGCATATAGTGTGGACCTTACAATGACGCAATTAATTACTGTCATCCTGACAGCTGTTCTTGCAAGTATTGGAACAGCAGGTGTGCCGGGTGTAGGATTAATCATGTTGACTATGGTTCTTGGCCAGGTTGGCCTTCCAGTTGAGGGTGTAGGCTTGATCCTCGGTATTGATCGCTTACTTGATATGACGAGAACAGCAGTTAATATTACTGGAGATGCATCTTGTGCTGTAATTATTGCCGAATCTGAAAAGAAACGTGAAGAAAAAGAAGATAAAGCAGATACAATAAAAATAGAAGAAATGACTGCTTAGTTAGATTTGGATTAATAATACTTGCTAATGTATGGAAAAATTAGTACGATGTAAGAAATGAATAGTATTCCACAAGGGGAGCCTATGGCTGAGAGTGAACGATCGAGTTCTGACCCTTCGAACCTGTTAGTTAGCACTAGCGTAGGAATGTGGCTGAATGAATGTAATGTAAGCAATGCGAGCCATTTTTGTGCGAGCATTGCTTTTTTGCATTTTTGGATGCCCGATCAAGATGGAGGTTACGATTCAGGAGCTCTTGATTAGAAAGGGGAAGTAAGATGAGAAACAAACGATTATTATTTATGGTGGAGATTGCTGTTTTTTCTGCTTTGGCATTTATTTTTGATTTGTTGGCCACTGTTGTATCTTTTAGTTTATGGCCGCAGGGTGGCAGCGTGTCAATCGCTATGGTACCTGTTTTTTTAATGGCTTATCGATGGGGTGTTAAAGGTGGCGTAACCACAGGATTACTGTTGGGTTTGCTACAAATTCTATCAGGAACTGCTTATATCATGCATCCTGTACAAGGTTTTCTCGATTATATTGTCGCTTATACGGTTGTTGGCTTAGCTGGGATTGTATTTAAATATGCAGATAGAGAACGAATTGGCAAAAAGGATATTAAAACATCAGGTATTATTGTTTTAGGAATACTACTGGGAAGTACGATGCGTTTTTTTGCACACTTTATTGCTGGAATGGTTTTCTTTGGAACTGGCGCAGCAGATGGCCAATCAGTCGCAGTTTTCTCATTGTTTTATAATTTATCCTATATGCTGCCAAGTGTTATTGTAAGCGGAATGGTAATGATGCTATTATTTGCAGCAGCACCACGGGTTATCTTGCGGAAATCTGTACATCATTCCTAAAAAGATTAATAATTTGAATTTAGGGCTCTCGACATAGTCGAAAGTCTTTTTGAGTTTTTCTAATTCCATGTACTTGAACCCGACCCATCTTGGCTTCGCTCCTGAAAGAGTTATAGTTCTATCGTCCTTTTTAATTAATAGAAAGCAGTTTATTGTAAAAAGAAGAAGAGAATATAAAAAAATTAGTAAATTTATACATAATAATACCTATCTTCCATTTATTTCTATTATAATGATAGTAGTGAACATTAAATTTGGAGTATAAATATTATATTTTATATTGATGGGAAGTGGGATGATTATGAGTAAGGATGAAATTATTCGTCTAATATCTGAACGTATGCGATTAATCCGTGTGGAAGTTGATTATACACAAGACAAGATGGCCGAAATAATCGGTATTTCTAAAAAAACATTGGTACAAATTGAAAAAGAGCGTAATGAAGCAAGTTGGACTACTGTCGTGGCTGTCGTTTCATTATTTCGTGAAACATTAACAGTGCAGACTTTATTTGGCGGGGACCCTCTCGAGGTCATTGAAACGGTTTCAAGAGAAAGAATTGATTACAGGAAAGAAAAAATGCTTGGCGGTAAGGTATGGTGGAAAGATATTCTTAATGATGGCGGGTATGTTCTGCAGCAAAATATGATTAGTGAGCACTATCGTATTTTAGATGGGGATCAGTATCGAATCTATAGTTCATTAAACGAGAATGATGCACATAATAAATATAAAGAATTGGTTAATAAAGTGTTGCAATAATACTCTGATATTGAGAGATTCCTGTTGAACGTACGTGTGTATGAAGTTGCCTGGAATGTCTCTTTTTTTAGATTTGGATTTTCTAGCAAAATAAATGGCCTCCTTTTGCTCTCTATGAGGCAGGAGGCCTTATATAGTTAAGGAACAATTAATTATTTTGCCACTAACACAGGACATGAGGCATTTTTAATGATTTTTTCAGAGATATTGCCGAGAAACAATTTACGAAGACCGGTAGTGCTGCTATTGCCGACAATAATTAAATCGACTCCCTCTTTTTCAGCATATTGAAGAATCATATCATCAATTGTCCCTTCAAGTACTACAAAATGTGAATGGATAAGATTATTACCTTCCAAGCTGTTTACATAGCGTTCAATTTCCTCAAGTCGATTGTTATTCGCAGAGTTATTGTTTATTAAAGAATTAGTTTCTGGAACGATTGCCTGCCCCTGGCTGGAGTCTGCGTAAAATGTGCTATTGGTTGAGGCTACAAATGTATTCTCAGGAATTAATCCTTCATTATTTTCTTCATAAACATAAACTACTGATAATAAGGAGTTCTCTTTACTCTTACAAAAATTTAATCCCATTGATAAACCCAATTTAGCCGAATCTGAGCCGTCGAACGCCACCAATATATGGTTAAACATATAACTCAGTCCCTTCATTTTATTTGCACTCGTTATTATTTATCCTTTATTTGGCTTTTGGAAACATCAGGCAAGGGAACCTGTCAATCCAATATCCTATATAGTGACCTTATGCCTTAAAAGAGTAGGTATGTTATTTTTGGGATAATTTGGAAAATTAGTCTTAATTTGTTGTGAAATAGGGTCAAATCAAGATTACCTATTTAGAAGTTCGAAAAATAGATAAATATGCCAAAAGACCAATGGTCATACCAGCAAATATCTTGTATTCTTGTATTATAGAAAAAAGAGGTGATGAGGATGTTAGATGAAAAACAACCCCAGGATATTCACCCAATTATTAAAAAATGCTTAACTCACTTGGATGTTTTGGGAGCAGATGTAAAATTAAAGCAAATTGTTTATATGTATATGGAAACATTGCATAAAGAAATTGGAAACTCGAATAATGAGATTAACAAGTGAAAGATATAGGTAAACCTAAAACAACTGTCTATCAGTTGTTTTTTATTTTTTGTGTATAATATGTAACAATGGATAGAAATTTAGTTGATTTTTAGAGAGGATGAGAATTGGATGGGTTATAAGTTTTTAAAAATATTTGACCATTCTCGTTTAGTACACATTCTTCTGCTTGGTCTATCGTTCATAGCCCTTATCATAAGTTCATTCCTTTATCTGCTCTTAAATCAGGAAGTTGATTTGTCTCATCTGAAAACTGAGCTTATGCAGCCAACCATCATTTATGATATGGATGGAGAAGAGGCTAGTAAAATTTCAGCAAATAAGACAGAAGGGGTTTCAATTAATCAGATTCCAGAGCATGTGATTGATGCTGTTATATCAATAGAAGACCGACGTTTTTATGAACATAGTGGGATTGATTATATAGGGATTATTCGAGCAGCATATGAGAATTTCACTGCAGGAACTGTTGTTCAGGGTGGAAGTACTATCACGCAGCAACTAGCAAAAATAACACTTTTAACGCCTGAACAAACCTTGAAGAGAAAGCTGAAGGAGG
Coding sequences:
- a CDS encoding helix-turn-helix domain-containing protein translates to MSKDEIIRLISERMRLIRVEVDYTQDKMAEIIGISKKTLVQIEKERNEASWTTVVAVVSLFRETLTVQTLFGGDPLEVIETVSRERIDYRKEKMLGGKVWWKDILNDGGYVLQQNMISEHYRILDGDQYRIYSSLNENDAHNKYKELVNKVLQ
- a CDS encoding universal stress protein, yielding MKGLSYMFNHILVAFDGSDSAKLGLSMGLNFCKSKENSLLSVVYVYEENNEGLIPENTFVASTNSTFYADSSQGQAIVPETNSLINNNSANNNRLEEIERYVNSLEGNNLIHSHFVVLEGTIDDMILQYAEKEGVDLIIVGNSSTTGLRKLFLGNISEKIIKNASCPVLVAK
- the thiT gene encoding energy-coupled thiamine transporter ThiT gives rise to the protein MRNKRLLFMVEIAVFSALAFIFDLLATVVSFSLWPQGGSVSIAMVPVFLMAYRWGVKGGVTTGLLLGLLQILSGTAYIMHPVQGFLDYIVAYTVVGLAGIVFKYADRERIGKKDIKTSGIIVLGILLGSTMRFFAHFIAGMVFFGTGAADGQSVAVFSLFYNLSYMLPSVIVSGMVMMLLFAAAPRVILRKSVHHS